In Eriocheir sinensis breed Jianghai 21 chromosome 64, ASM2467909v1, whole genome shotgun sequence, one DNA window encodes the following:
- the LOC126987332 gene encoding zinc finger protein OZF-like: MRASLLTKAKSVRKDMQGRMTSTNTPTHSGVRPHESRECGKRFSNRSNPKHHTLTHTGARNHECEVCGKCFNHKGHLNTHTLTHTGARNHECEVCGKCFSLKGNLKKHTLTHTSARNHECEVCGKYFNQKGTLNKHTLTHTGARNHECEVCGKCFSQKGTLNTHTLTHTSARNHECEVCGKCFSQKGNLNTHTLTHTGERNHECEICGKCFSQKGTLKLHTLTHTGERNHECEVCGKCFSQKGTLKLHTLTHTGERNHECEICGKCFTEKGNLKLHTLTHTGERNHECEVCGKCFSQKGNLKLHTLTHTGERNHECEVCGKCFSQKGTLKLHTLTHTGERNHECEVCGKCFSQKGTLKLHTLTHTDARSHECEVCGKRFKLKSILDRHLFRHSGHKGFKCDVCGKCFTTKYEIVRHMKVHFS, encoded by the coding sequence atgagagcaagtttactgaccaaagccaagagtgtgagaaaagacatgcagggaaggatgacctcaacaaatacacccacacactctggtgtaagacctcatgaaagtcgggagtgtggcaaaaggtttagtaataggagtaaccccaaacatcacacccttacacacactggtgcaagaaaccatgagtgtgaagtctgtgggaaatgtttcaatcataagggtcacctcaacacacacacccttacacacactggtgcaagaaaccatgagtgtgaagtttgtgggaaatgtttcagtctgaagggtaacctcaagaaacacactcttacacacaccagtgcaagaaatcatgagtgtgaagtttgtgggaaatatttcaatcagaagggtaccctcaacaaacacacccttacacacactggtgcaagaaatcatgagtgtgaagtttgtgggaaatgtttcagtcagaagggtaccctcaacacacacacccttacacacaccagtgcaagaaatcatgagtgtgaagtttgtgggaaatgtttcagtcagaagggtaacctcaacacacacactcttacacacactggtgaaagaaatcatgagtgtgaaatttgtgggaaatgtttcagtcagaagggtaccctcaaattacacactcttacacacactggtgaaagaaatcatgagtgtgaagtttgtgggaaatgtttcagtcagaagggtaccctcaaattacacactcttacacacactggtgaaagaaatcatgagtgtgaaatctgtggaaaatgtttcactgagaagggtaacctcaaattacacactcttacacacactggtgaaagaaatcatgagtgtgaagtttgtgggaaatgtttcagtcagaagggtaacctcaaattacacactcttacacacactggtgaaagaaatcatgagtgtgaagtttgtgggaaatgtttcagtcagaagggtaccctcaaattacacactcttacacacactggtgaaagaaatcatgagtgtgaagtttgtgggaaatgtttcagtcagaagggtaccctcaaattacacactcttacacacactgatgcaaggagtcatgagtgtgaagtttgtgggaaaagattcaaactgaagagtatattggacaggcacctcttcagacactctggtcataaagggttcaagtgcgatgtttgtgggaaatgtttcacgACTAAGTatgagattgtcaggcacatgaaggtccacttctcctga